A stretch of Chitinophaga caeni DNA encodes these proteins:
- a CDS encoding TraG family conjugative transposon ATPase, giving the protein MRNVAKTTTLESKFPLLAVENNCILSKDADITACFEVRLPELFTVASAEYEAIHSAWHKAIKTLPDFTVIHKQDWYIKESYAPDMAKEDQSFLAKSYQRHFNERPFLNHYCYLFLTKTTKERMRMQSNFSSLCKGVLIPKEIRDKEAIHRFMEAVAQFERIVNDSGFIKLQRLTEEEIIGADGKQGLLEQYLTLSRDTGTPMQDIALGGEEVRIGNKRLCLHTLSDTDDLPGTVSADTRYEKLSTDRSDCRLSFAAPVGLLLSCNHIYNQYLFLDNSEDNLQKFEKSARNMHSLARYSRANQINKEWIERYLNEAHSFGLSSIRAHFNIMAWSEDPSELKQLKNDSGSALALMECKPRHNTTDVATLYWAGMPGNAGDFPSEESFYTFIEPALCFFTEETNYHNSPSPFGIKMADRLTGKPIHLDISDLPMKRGIITNRNKFILGPSGSGKSFFTNHMVRQYYEQGAHVLLVDTGNSYQGLCKLIKGKTKGEDGVYFTYTEDNPIAFNPFYTDDGIFDIEKRESIKTLIITLWKRDDELPTRSEEVALSNAVSGYIERIKQEDVYPSFNGFYEYVQGDYRQVLEEKQVREKDFDIANFLNVLEPYYKGGEYDYLLNSDKQLDLLSKHFIVFEIDAIKDHKILFPIVTIIIMEVFINKMRRLKGIRKLILIEEAWKAIAKEGMAEYIKYLCAPVQAA; this is encoded by the coding sequence ATGAGAAATGTAGCAAAGACCACAACACTGGAGAGCAAGTTCCCGCTACTGGCAGTAGAAAACAATTGTATCCTTTCCAAAGATGCGGACATCACCGCCTGTTTTGAAGTGCGTTTACCGGAGCTGTTTACCGTAGCCTCAGCAGAATACGAAGCAATTCATTCTGCTTGGCACAAGGCCATTAAGACTTTGCCGGATTTTACGGTTATCCACAAACAGGATTGGTACATCAAAGAAAGCTATGCACCTGATATGGCGAAGGAAGACCAGAGCTTTCTCGCAAAGTCTTATCAACGCCATTTCAATGAGCGACCGTTCCTTAACCACTATTGCTACCTGTTCCTGACTAAAACAACGAAAGAGCGTATGCGTATGCAGAGTAATTTCTCATCGCTGTGCAAAGGTGTATTGATACCAAAGGAAATCAGGGATAAGGAAGCCATTCACCGTTTTATGGAAGCCGTTGCACAGTTTGAGCGTATCGTCAACGATAGCGGTTTTATCAAGCTACAACGCCTTACGGAAGAGGAAATAATCGGTGCGGATGGGAAACAGGGATTGCTGGAACAGTACCTAACACTGTCAAGAGATACCGGAACACCAATGCAGGACATCGCATTGGGAGGTGAAGAAGTGCGTATCGGCAACAAAAGGTTGTGCCTGCACACGCTTTCCGATACGGACGACCTGCCCGGAACAGTATCGGCAGATACCCGTTATGAGAAATTATCTACCGACCGAAGCGACTGCCGTTTATCATTCGCAGCACCTGTAGGATTGCTGTTAAGCTGTAACCATATCTACAACCAATATTTGTTTTTAGATAACAGTGAAGATAACCTGCAAAAGTTTGAGAAGTCTGCAAGGAACATGCACTCGCTGGCTCGTTACAGCAGGGCAAACCAAATCAACAAAGAGTGGATTGAGCGTTACCTGAACGAAGCTCATTCTTTCGGGCTATCATCTATCCGGGCACATTTCAACATTATGGCGTGGTCGGAAGATCCAAGCGAACTCAAACAGCTAAAGAACGATAGTGGTAGTGCATTGGCACTGATGGAGTGTAAGCCCCGACACAACACTACGGATGTTGCTACGCTCTATTGGGCAGGAATGCCCGGTAATGCAGGTGATTTTCCAAGTGAGGAAAGCTTTTACACGTTCATCGAACCTGCATTGTGCTTCTTTACCGAAGAAACGAATTATCACAATTCGCCATCACCGTTCGGCATCAAGATGGCCGACCGGCTAACGGGAAAGCCAATCCATTTGGATATTTCCGATTTGCCTATGAAGCGTGGGATCATCACGAACCGGAACAAGTTTATACTTGGCCCGTCCGGTTCTGGTAAATCATTCTTCACAAACCACATGGTGAGGCAATACTATGAGCAAGGCGCACACGTCCTGCTCGTAGATACAGGTAATTCCTATCAGGGATTGTGCAAACTCATTAAAGGCAAGACTAAAGGTGAAGACGGTGTGTATTTCACTTACACCGAAGACAATCCGATTGCCTTTAACCCATTCTATACCGATGATGGCATATTCGACATCGAAAAGAGGGAGAGCATCAAAACCCTGATAATTACACTGTGGAAGCGTGACGATGAACTACCAACCCGTTCAGAAGAGGTAGCATTATCCAATGCGGTATCGGGATATATCGAGCGCATCAAACAGGAAGATGTTTATCCGTCGTTCAATGGCTTTTATGAGTATGTACAGGGCGATTACCGTCAGGTGCTTGAAGAAAAACAGGTCAGGGAAAAAGACTTTGACATTGCCAACTTCCTCAACGTGCTCGAACCCTATTACAAAGGCGGAGAGTATGATTATCTGTTGAACTCTGATAAGCAATTAGACCTGCTTTCCAAACACTTCATTGTGTTTGAAATTGATGCGATAAAGGACCACAAAATCCTCTTTCCCATAGTCACGATCATCATTATGGAGGTCTTCATCAACAAGATGCGGAGGCTGAAAGGTATCCGAAAACTCATACTAATTGAAGAAGCATGGAAGGCAATCGCCAAAGAAGGAATGGCAGAATACATAAAGTATTTGTGTGCGCCCGTACAGGCGGCTTAG
- a CDS encoding DUF4133 domain-containing protein, with product MSNYNINKGIGRTVEFKGLKAQYLFIFAGGLLGTLILVMILYMAGVNSYICLFLGAGGASLIVWQTFSLNKKYGEHGLMKIAANKRHPRYIICRKPVHRYIKFTRKSNAV from the coding sequence ATGAGTAATTACAATATCAACAAAGGCATTGGGAGGACAGTGGAGTTTAAAGGGCTGAAAGCACAATACCTGTTCATCTTCGCTGGCGGATTGCTCGGTACGCTTATCCTGGTCATGATCCTTTACATGGCCGGGGTTAACTCCTACATCTGCCTGTTCCTCGGAGCCGGTGGCGCTTCACTTATTGTGTGGCAAACCTTCTCCCTGAACAAAAAGTATGGAGAACACGGGTTAATGAAGATAGCAGCCAATAAGAGGCATCCCCGCTACATCATCTGCCGCAAGCCGGTACACCGCTACATAAAGTTCACCCGTAAATCGAATGCCGTATGA
- a CDS encoding DUF4134 domain-containing protein, which yields MEKQRKKVLLAAVAMLSGIGVFAQGNGSAGINEATQMVTSYFDPATQLIYAIGAVVGLIGGVKVYNKFSSGDPDTSKTAASWFGACIFLIVAATILRSFFL from the coding sequence ATGGAAAAACAAAGAAAAAAAGTGCTTCTGGCAGCGGTGGCAATGCTGTCAGGAATTGGTGTCTTCGCACAGGGAAACGGTTCGGCAGGGATCAACGAAGCTACCCAAATGGTAACCTCTTATTTCGATCCCGCCACTCAGCTCATCTACGCCATCGGTGCCGTAGTGGGGCTAATCGGAGGGGTTAAGGTGTACAACAAATTCAGTTCCGGCGACCCTGATACGAGTAAGACCGCAGCTTCGTGGTTCGGTGCGTGTATCTTCTTGATTGTTGCCGCTACCATCCTGCGTTCATTCTTCCTTTAA
- a CDS encoding SIR2 family protein, whose translation MTENIQLEYDAFLRSFKRNIDVPHSFLLGAGASISSGIQTAYDCIWEWKKDIYLSKNINSAEFYKNYKNASVRKSIQNWLDNQGEYPVLDAAEEYSFYAEKAYPIPDDRRKYFFSLIENQEPYIGYKLLCLLAEHNIVKSVWTTNFDGLIVRCAHQNRLTPIEITLDNSDRIFRNQSSKELLTIALHGDYKFTTLKNTEKELDNQNDTFKDQLSNYHVDKNLIVIGYSGRDKSLMDAILVAFQKKGSGRLYWCGFGDKINEEVSDLILKIRLSGREAYYIATDGFDKTLIHLSKSAFEGNATVEKQIQEALETSKDEEYLKTEFSLNFSKTDKYIKSNLHPITFPKEIFQFEIDYKDAKPWSFLKEITRDTNICAVPFKRKVYAIGTLTDIDRVFKGSLKSEIKREPISKYDIEKVSAFKSLMLQVVLKYFSNKGQVESNLKDKIWLKTTDSKNGNVDIHKAIYVSLYFDDNRSFAYLTFTPTIHLTSTEEISKQQKLLLSKGVLEKLYNNKYDDLLNFWNGILFQNNRLKFEYPENSGTGFEFQISSHTAFGEINVLDPNFRTYTPNNYNKKQTQFKGVQFLEPQLIFRNVATDIEFKDYHPMRGLVNNRPFDVNLNGVIYSNEINLSIICGKNYSAKFYGFLSKLQTKHSTENINPDYLIDYPGFSSVFNLPINIPNFDNNDKWIDIDFKANNEADSHENALRLARQITSKIDQIANTQNQTTVVVFIPTEWQPFENYIYEGESFDLHDYIKAFSASRGISTQLIREDTLEDKLKCQIYWWLSLSFYVKSLRTPWILNSQEKNTAYAGIGYSVSKIQNKSEIVIGCSHIYDSNGQGLKYRLSKIDNYFLDKQNNPYLSFKDAFQFGVSIRELFYQSLDKLPERVVIHKRTRFTEDEINGIKASLNKAGIKKIDLIEINYEVDARFVAMNVYQNNLQVDKFPISRGTCIVTNKDTALLWTHGIVPSVRQPNYKFYLGGRSIPAPIKIIKHYGESNINTIATEILGLTKMNWNSLDLYSKLPSTIDSSNQIARIGKLLSRFEGKTYDYRLFI comes from the coding sequence ATGACAGAAAATATACAACTTGAATATGACGCATTTTTACGGTCTTTTAAAAGAAATATAGATGTCCCTCACTCATTTTTATTAGGTGCTGGTGCATCCATTAGTTCGGGAATACAAACCGCTTATGATTGTATTTGGGAATGGAAAAAAGACATTTACTTATCTAAAAACATCAATTCTGCGGAGTTCTACAAAAATTATAAAAATGCATCCGTTCGGAAAAGTATTCAAAACTGGTTAGACAATCAGGGAGAATACCCCGTTCTCGATGCCGCAGAAGAATATTCCTTTTATGCTGAAAAGGCTTATCCAATACCAGATGATAGGCGCAAGTATTTCTTTAGTTTGATTGAAAATCAAGAACCATATATTGGATATAAATTACTTTGCCTTTTAGCGGAACACAATATTGTAAAATCCGTATGGACGACAAATTTCGATGGTTTAATTGTCCGTTGTGCACATCAAAATAGATTAACTCCAATTGAGATTACATTAGATAACTCTGATAGGATTTTCCGAAATCAAAGTAGCAAAGAGTTACTGACGATTGCGTTACACGGGGATTATAAATTTACAACCTTAAAGAATACAGAGAAAGAGTTAGATAATCAGAATGATACATTTAAAGACCAACTTTCAAATTATCATGTTGATAAAAACCTTATCGTAATTGGATATAGTGGCAGGGATAAATCACTGATGGATGCAATTTTGGTTGCTTTTCAAAAAAAAGGCTCTGGGCGTTTATATTGGTGTGGTTTCGGAGATAAAATCAACGAAGAAGTTTCCGATTTGATTTTAAAAATAAGACTATCAGGAAGGGAAGCCTATTATATAGCGACTGATGGCTTTGATAAAACACTTATTCATTTATCGAAATCAGCATTTGAAGGAAATGCAACCGTTGAAAAACAAATCCAAGAAGCATTAGAAACATCAAAAGATGAAGAATACCTTAAGACAGAGTTTAGTTTGAATTTTTCAAAGACAGATAAGTATATAAAAAGTAATCTGCATCCAATTACATTCCCCAAAGAAATTTTTCAATTTGAAATAGACTATAAAGATGCGAAACCCTGGAGCTTTCTGAAAGAGATAACCAGAGATACCAATATTTGTGCTGTTCCATTTAAAAGAAAGGTTTATGCTATTGGCACATTAACCGATATTGACAGGGTATTTAAAGGAAGTCTAAAATCTGAAATAAAGAGAGAACCAATATCAAAATATGATATTGAAAAAGTTTCTGCATTCAAATCTTTGATGTTGCAAGTGGTTCTCAAATATTTCTCGAATAAAGGGCAAGTTGAATCAAATTTAAAAGATAAAATATGGCTTAAAACTACTGACAGCAAGAATGGGAACGTTGATATACATAAGGCAATATATGTATCATTGTACTTCGATGATAATAGGAGTTTTGCGTACTTGACTTTTACACCAACAATACATCTTACTTCTACCGAAGAAATATCAAAACAACAAAAACTGTTACTAAGTAAAGGGGTTTTAGAAAAGCTATACAACAATAAATATGATGACTTGCTAAATTTTTGGAACGGAATTTTATTCCAAAATAATAGATTGAAGTTTGAATATCCCGAAAATTCTGGAACAGGATTTGAGTTTCAAATTTCATCACATACAGCATTTGGCGAGATAAATGTCTTAGACCCTAATTTTAGAACTTATACCCCTAACAACTATAACAAAAAGCAGACCCAATTTAAGGGCGTTCAATTCTTAGAGCCTCAATTAATTTTCAGAAATGTAGCGACAGATATTGAGTTTAAGGACTATCATCCGATGAGAGGTCTTGTCAATAACAGACCTTTTGATGTTAACCTCAATGGAGTTATTTATTCTAACGAGATTAACCTCTCAATAATCTGCGGTAAGAATTATTCAGCGAAATTCTATGGTTTCCTTTCAAAACTTCAAACCAAACATTCCACAGAAAATATCAATCCAGATTATCTTATTGATTATCCAGGATTTTCTTCTGTTTTCAATTTGCCCATCAACATACCCAATTTTGACAATAATGACAAATGGATTGACATTGATTTTAAAGCTAACAATGAAGCCGACAGTCATGAAAATGCACTAAGGCTAGCAAGGCAGATTACTTCCAAAATTGACCAGATAGCTAATACGCAAAATCAAACTACGGTAGTTGTTTTTATTCCTACTGAATGGCAGCCTTTTGAGAACTATATTTATGAGGGTGAAAGTTTTGATTTGCACGATTATATTAAAGCATTCTCTGCTTCAAGGGGTATTTCAACACAGCTTATTAGAGAGGACACATTGGAGGATAAATTGAAATGCCAAATTTATTGGTGGTTGTCATTATCGTTTTATGTTAAGTCATTGAGAACACCGTGGATTCTAAATAGCCAAGAAAAGAATACAGCTTATGCGGGTATCGGTTATAGCGTTTCTAAAATTCAAAATAAATCAGAAATAGTCATCGGGTGCAGTCACATTTACGATTCCAATGGTCAGGGTTTAAAATATAGATTATCAAAAATTGATAATTATTTTTTAGACAAGCAGAATAACCCTTATCTCTCTTTTAAAGATGCTTTTCAATTCGGAGTGTCCATTCGTGAACTATTTTATCAATCGCTTGATAAACTACCGGAAAGGGTTGTAATTCATAAAAGAACACGCTTTACAGAGGATGAAATCAATGGTATCAAAGCCAGTCTCAATAAAGCCGGGATTAAGAAAATTGATTTGATAGAAATCAATTACGAAGTTGATGCCCGTTTTGTAGCAATGAATGTCTATCAAAACAATTTACAAGTTGATAAATTCCCTATTTCAAGAGGCACTTGCATAGTAACAAATAAAGATACAGCACTTCTATGGACACATGGTATAGTCCCTTCTGTCAGACAACCTAACTACAAGTTTTATTTGGGTGGTAGAAGTATTCCTGCTCCAATCAAAATAATAAAGCATTATGGAGAATCAAACATTAATACTATTGCGACAGAAATATTAGGCTTAACTAAGATGAATTGGAACTCACTTGATTTGTATTCCAAGTTGCCGTCCACTATTGATTCTTCAAATCAGATTGCCCGAATAGGAAAATTGCTTTCTCGCTTTGAGGGGAAAACTTATGATTACAGGCTTTTTATCTGA
- a CDS encoding caspase family protein: MNALALVIGNANYTLDKDKLVNAVNDAEDFGSKLMNLGFIVKTVTDCTAETFDREIRTFGTELEKFDVGLFYFSGHGLQIDGKNYLTAIDTGFFDDVSAKHTSIPLDLVIDYMQKAKPIIKILILDACRDNPLPSQYRSGQVQGLAPIHAPKGTIIAFSTSPGEKAMDYGAGRNSIYTGSLLNHINDPNIPIEDFFKRVRTSVFTLSNGKQTSWEHTSLIGNFYFNSGQLVHSVDLPYKPEYIADENFQSNGSDIDLVIEDLKSHNYYTQKPALDKLRSIKPSFMDESSLFLLGRNILQTAIGGEFSAMSIIKNLDTWLQKYSDKDNNNHVLNGILFEIYFNSKGQFRQKNFKNDLIEEVFKLQANKLYTPAFEFIVKQLAPFSKYLFYLPTVPPMALPIEVKFEPYEYKLPSWDNPKIAHKLISVKHTEIELLQPYTDDDWNTTMVSFEQFEEKLCKQLCVPKDRLRLSMNAKPEEVKRVDIPFDLELAKS; the protein is encoded by the coding sequence ATGAATGCACTCGCTCTTGTGATAGGAAATGCCAATTATACTTTAGATAAGGACAAACTCGTTAATGCTGTAAATGATGCAGAAGATTTTGGCAGCAAATTGATGAATTTGGGGTTCATCGTAAAAACGGTTACCGATTGCACCGCTGAAACGTTTGACCGTGAAATTCGAACATTTGGAACTGAATTAGAAAAGTTTGATGTAGGGCTTTTTTATTTTTCAGGACATGGATTACAAATTGATGGGAAAAATTACTTGACAGCTATTGATACTGGATTTTTTGATGATGTGTCTGCAAAACACACTTCCATACCGTTGGATTTGGTAATAGATTATATGCAAAAAGCAAAACCTATCATTAAGATACTTATTCTTGATGCTTGCAGAGATAATCCTTTACCCAGTCAATATAGAAGTGGGCAAGTACAAGGACTTGCCCCAATTCATGCTCCTAAAGGAACCATTATCGCATTTTCAACGTCACCAGGGGAAAAAGCTATGGATTATGGTGCTGGTCGAAATAGTATTTACACTGGTTCTCTACTTAATCATATCAATGACCCCAATATTCCCATTGAAGATTTCTTTAAACGAGTAAGAACTTCTGTTTTCACACTGTCAAATGGAAAACAAACAAGTTGGGAACATACTTCTTTAATTGGTAATTTCTATTTTAATTCTGGGCAGCTTGTACATTCAGTTGATTTACCTTATAAGCCGGAATACATCGCTGATGAAAACTTTCAATCAAATGGTAGCGATATTGATCTAGTAATAGAAGATTTAAAATCTCATAATTATTACACACAAAAACCAGCATTGGATAAATTAAGGTCAATTAAACCTTCATTTATGGACGAAAGTTCATTATTTCTACTTGGCAGAAATATTCTACAAACTGCGATAGGTGGTGAATTCTCGGCAATGTCCATTATAAAAAATCTCGACACTTGGTTACAGAAGTATTCTGATAAGGATAATAACAACCATGTTTTAAACGGAATACTATTTGAAATATACTTCAATTCAAAAGGGCAATTCAGACAAAAAAACTTCAAGAATGACTTGATTGAGGAAGTGTTTAAGTTACAAGCCAACAAACTTTATACGCCGGCATTTGAATTTATTGTTAAACAGCTTGCACCATTTTCCAAATATTTATTCTATTTGCCGACTGTTCCTCCAATGGCTTTACCAATAGAAGTAAAGTTTGAACCGTATGAATATAAACTGCCGTCTTGGGATAATCCTAAAATAGCACACAAACTTATATCAGTAAAGCATACGGAAATAGAGTTGCTTCAACCATATACTGATGATGATTGGAATACTACAATGGTGAGCTTTGAGCAGTTTGAAGAAAAACTATGTAAACAATTATGTGTGCCAAAAGACAGATTACGTTTGAGTATGAATGCTAAGCCCGAAGAAGTTAAAAGAGTGGATATACCATTTGATTTGGAACTTGCGAAATCTTAA